The genomic stretch AATCGGCCAAAATCTTGTTGACCGCATCATAGAACGCCTGCCGCCTCGCAGCAGCTTTGCCCGGGTCGCTTTCGATATAGTTCAGCTGGCACAAAACGCTCCTGACCTTGCCGCTGCTTGTCTGTTCGCGCACAATTTTATAGGTCAGGGACGGTTCGAAGAACTGCGGGTAATCATCGGAGACGGCATCGTAAACAGCCGAGGCTTCATCGTCGGTCAGATCGCCGGGAATCGCAGGCGTCTCGGCCGCTTGATCTTTGATTGCAAGCAGCATGGCTTTATACATCAGCCGCTGATTCTCGCTTTTCAGCACCTTGTATCTTTGCTGCGGGAGCACAGGGCTGAAAGTCGTGACGATGTTCTCGTCGGCAAAGGGCAGGGAAAACGCCTCGATCTCTTTCGGAATCTTCGCTCCGCAGCCGGAAAACACCAGCAGCGCGGCGAAAAAAAGCGCCAAAAGTCCGCTAATCTCCGTTTTGTTCATTCGCCTCACTTCTCTCTTCCTCGCTGACGGTCTTATCCGCCTCTTCGTCTTCGGTCGGTTCATTGGTCTCTTCTTTCGGTGCTGTCGTGATGGTGACGACCTTGCAGCCCTCATCGACCCGCATCACGGTCACACCGCCGCCGTAACGGCTCTGCGTACTGATCTGTTCGGCGGACGTGCGTAAAATCACCCCGCTGTCGGTGATCATGATCACATCGTCGGAGTCGTCCACCATTTTGATGCCGGTGACGAGGCCCCTCGTGTCAATTTGTTTGTAGTTTGTGACGCCCTTTCCGCCGCGGCGGATCAGGCGATATTCATCCGGATCGGTTCTGCGGCCGTAGCCCGATTCGGTCAGGGTCAGCAACGACGCGCCTTCTCGGATCTTTTCGAGTCCGACGATCTCGTCGTCCTGGTCCAGCGTCATCGCTTTGACGCCTCTGGCGTTTCGGCCCATCGCGCGCACATCGGTCTCTTTGAAGCGGATGGCCATGCCCTTGCGGGTCGCAACGATAAATTCGTCGTCGCCGCGGCTCACCGAGGCCCAGGCCAGCGCGTCGCCCTCGTCGATCGAAAGCGCGATGATGCCGCTGCGCCGGACGTTGGCGAATTCGGAGAGCGCCGTGCGCTTGATAATACCTTTCCGCGTGACAAAGACGAAATGCAGCCCCTCTTCTTCCTCGGGCACCATCAGCATCGCGGCGACTTTTTCGTCCGTCTTCAGCTGAAGCAGGTTGATCGCATTCGTCCCTTTTGAATTGCGCGAGGTCTCGGGGATTTCGAAGCATTTCAGCTTAAAGATGCGGCCCCGGTCGGTGACAAACGCCAGCTTGTCATGGCTTGAGGCCACAAACAGTTCGTTGGCATAGTCCTCCTCGCGCCGCGTCATACCGGAAATTCCGCGTCCGCCGCGGTTCTGGCTGCGGTAGGTATCGACCGGAAGCCGCTTGACATACCCGAATAATGTCCGCGTGACGACGCAGTCCTCGACCGGAATCAACGATTCCACATCGACTTCGCCCGAGACATTTTCGATGGCGGTGCGGCGTTCGTCGCCGAATTTGGCCTTGATCGCGCCGAGCTCCTCTTTGATGATGCCCGTTACGCGGTTGTGATTGGCCAGTATGTCCTTATAATCGGCAATCTTAACTTCAAGCTCGCCGGTCTCGTCGAGAATTTTACTGCGTTCAAGGCCTGTCAGCTGTCCGAAGCGCATCGCGACAATCGCGTCCGCCTGGACGTCGTCGAATTCAAACCGCTCCATCAAACGCTGTTTGCCTTCGGGGATATTCCTCGAAGCACGCAAAATGGCGATGACCTCGTCGATAAAATCAAGCGCTTTGAGCAGCCCTTTTAAGATGTGGATGCGCTCTTCGGCCTTGCGCAGGTCATATTGCGTGCGCCGGGTGATGATCTCGATCTGGAAATCGAGATAGTTTTCCAGCATCTGTTTTAACGTCAAAATACGCGGGACGCCGTTTACAAGCGCCAGCATGATCACGCCGACCGTGTCCTGCAATTGGCTGTAGGAATACAGCCGGTTCAGAACGACTTCGGCGGAGGCGTCGCGCTTGACGTCGATGATGATCTTCATGCCCTTTTTATCCGATGCGTCGACAAGGCCCGAAAGCCCCTCGATGCGCTTGGTCTTGTGCAGCTCGGCGATGCTCTCGACCAGGCGGCTCTTGTTGACCATATACGGAATCTCGGTAATGATGATCTGGTTCTTGTTGCCCTTTTCGACGATCTCGGCCTTGCCGCGCAGCGTGATCTTGCCGCGTCCGGTCGCATAGGCCTGACGGATACCGGAACGGCCCATGATGATGCCCCCTGTCGGGAAATCCGGGCCCTTGATGTGTTTCGTCAAATCGTCCATCTCGGCTTCGGGGTGATCGATCAGATAGTCAATCGCGTCGATGACCTCGCCGAGATTATGCGGCGGGATGTTGGTCGCCATGCCGACCGCGATGCCGACCGACCCGTTCACGAGCAAATTCGGGAACCGGGAGGGCAGGCAGGAGGGTTCTTCTTTGGAGCCGTCGAAGTTCGGGACAAAATCCACGGTTTCTTTTTCAATGTTTTCAAGCATTTGATTCGACAGCTTGGCCATTCTGGCTTCGGTATAACGCATCGCCGCGGGCGGGTCGCCGTCCACGGAGCCGAAGTTGCCGTGCCCGTCGATCAGCGGATAGCGCAGCGAAAAATCCTGCGCCATGCGCACCAGTGTGTCATAGACCCCGACGTCGCCGTGCGGATGGTAATATTTCAACACTTCGCCGACCGTCGCGACCGATTTGGAATAGGGGTGGTCGGAGGTCAGATGCGTGTCGTACATTGCATACAAAACGCGCCTGTGCACCGGTTTCAAGCCGTCTCGCACATCGGGGAGCGCACGGGCCACGATGACCGACATCGAATAGTCCAAAAAGGACTGCTTCATCTCGGATTGGAGCTCAACCGGAATGGTTCTCGCCGCATGCATGATCTCACCGTCGGCGGTCACAATCTCATCCTGCTCGGGCAGATCTTTGTTTTCGTTGTTAATATTGTTATTATTCTCGTTATTATTGTTATTTTCCATAACCGTTCTTTACGCTCCTTTCCCTAAATGTCCAGATTCTTGACGTACTTCGCGTTCTTCTCGATAAAATCACGCCTCGGCTCTACGTTTTCGCCCATCAGCATCGAAAACACCTGATCGGCGGAGATTGCGTCCGCAAGTTCAACTTTCAAAATCGTCCGGGTCGCGGGGTCCATGGTCGTCTCCCAGAGTTGGTGCGCGTCCATCTCGCCGAGACCTTTATAGCGCTGGACGTCCGTCTTGCCGGTCTTGACTTCATCGTCCATCTCTTTCATAATCCGGTCGCGTTCCTCGTCGGAGAAGGCATACTTGACCCGCTTGCCCTTTTGCACCCGGAATAACGGAGGCTGCGCGATATAGACATGCCCCGCGTCAATCAACGGCCTCATATATCGGAACAAGAAGGTTAATAACAAGGTTCGGATATGGCTTCCGTCGACATCGGCATCGGCCATCAAAATAACCTTGCCGTAACGGAGTTTCAGCAGATCGAAATCGGAGCCGACGCCGGTTCCGAGCGCCGTGACGATGGGCATCAGCTTCTCGTTTCCGTAGACCCGGTCGATGCGCGCCTTCTCGACGTTCAGCATCTTGCCCCACAGCGGCAGAATCGCCTGCGTGTAGGCGTCGCGCCCCTGCTTGGCCGAGCCTCCTGCCGAATCGCCCTCGACAATGAACACCTCGGTGTTCTCGCTGTCGCGGTTGATGCAGTCTGTCAGCTTGCCGGGCAGCGCAGCGCCGTCAAGCGCAGTCTTGCGCCGTTCGGCCTCGCGCGCCTTACGAGCGGCTTCCCTGGCCCTGGCCGCCATCAGCGACTTTGAAAATACGGCTTTCGCGACCGCCGGGTTTTCCTCAAAGTAGGTCATCAGCTTATTATAAGTCAAATTGCTGACGAGCGCAGTGATCTCGGTGTTGCCGAGTTTTTGCTTGGTCTGGCCCTCGAACTGGGCCTCCTTGACCTTGACGCTGACGACCGCGGTGATGCCCTCGCGCACATCCTCGCCCGACAGGTTTTTATCGGCCTCTTTTAAAAGCCCGTATTTGCGGCCGTAGTCGTTGAACGCGCGGGTCAGGGCCGCTTTGAAACCGTTTTCATGGGTGCCGCCCTCGGGCGTGTGAATGTCGTTCGCAAAGGACAGAATGGTCTCGTTGTAGCTGTCCGTATACTGCATCGCGATCTCGGCCTGGTTGCCGTTCTCCTCACAGCAGAAATAGACCACGTCGGGGTGGGTCAGTTCGGAATTTTTTAAGCTGTTCAAATGCGCGACGAAGCTCTTGATTCCGCCCTCGTAGTGCAGCGTCTCGGTGCGGGTGTTCCCGGGGTCTCGTTCATCGGTAAAGACAACGCGTACGCCCGCATTCAAAAAGGCCTGTTCGCGGAACCGGTTCAGTAAAATTTCATAATCATATTCAAGCGTTTCGAAAACTTGTCCGTCCGCTTTGAAAACCTGCTTGGTTCCGGTGCAGTCGCTGTTCCCGATCTCTTTGAGCGCCTCAACCGGGGTGCCGCGTTCAAACCGCTGAAAATACTTCTTTCCATCGACGCAGACCTCGAGCTCAAACCACTCGGAAAGGGCATTGACGACCGAGGCGCCGACGCCGTGCAGACCGCCGGAGAACCCATACCCGCCGCCGCCGAACTTGCCGCCCGCATGCAGCACCGTAAAGACGACCGTGGCCGCCGAGATGCCGAGCTTCGGCTGAATTCCGACCGGGATTCCGCGCCCGTTGTCGACGACGCTGATGATGTTTCCGGGCAAAATTTTGACGTCGATCTGAGTGCAGTAGCCGCCGAGGACTTCATCAATCGAGTTGTCTACGATCTCATAGACCAAATGGTGCAGGCCGCGCGGGCCCGTCGACCCGATGTACATGCCCGGGCGTTTCCGGACGGCCTCAAGCCCCTCCAGAACCTCAATTTGTTCCGCGCCGTATTTTTCTTCGCGCTTTATATTGTTTCCGTTTTGCAGTTCTTCCATATAATTTATTAACCATCCGTTCGCATATTGGGAGCTGTTTGTTCCAATGACTTTTATTTAAAAACGGTCTCGCCGCGCTTATAGATCGTCGCCGCGGAGATCGGCGAAACAAACAGCTGAACGTCGCTTCCGCTCTCATCATCGGCCAAAATCACCGACCGCGGCAAGTCGGAGCTGACGGACAGCACCCGTCCGCTTTTTTGCATTTTTTCGAGGAAGAGCTTCGTCCCCTTGCCGTAGGAGGCCGTGTCTATGTCGAAGACGCCGATGATCCGGCTGGTTTTAACGTTGACGTCGTTTCCGATGTGCGTGAACATGTCTCTTTTCCTCTTTCCGCTCTTTTGTGAATATTTCCGTTTTTCACCTTGAAAACCGCACCTTTCGGGAGCCGCCTTGCAAGCGAAGCTCCGTCGCATCCGGTGATAAAGAGCTGGTTTTCGCCGAGGTTTGATAAGATATAGTTTTGACGGTTTTTATCAAGTTCCGACATCACGTCGTCGAGCAAAAAAACCGGCTTCTGCCCGATAGCCCGTTCCAAAATCCGCCCCTCGGCCAGCTTCAGGCAAAGCGCCGCACTCTTGCATTGCCCCTGCGAGGCATACTGTCTGGCTCTCTGCCTGTTGATTGCCAGTTCCATGTCCTCCCGGTGCGGGCCTGCGCCGGTAAATCCGTTTTTGATATCCTCGTCGACACTCTTGCAAAGCGCATCATATAACGCGGCTCCGTAGTTTTCGCCGCTCTCGGAAAAGCTCTTATAGGTGATCATCAATTCTTCTCCGCCCGAGATGCTTTGATAAATCGGCGGCGCTTCTTCGGCAAGCCGGGCGGTGTAGCGGCTTCGGGCGGCATAGACCCTTGCGCCGATCTGGGCAAGCCGTTTGGTATAGGCCTCAAGCGTGTCGGCAAGCTCGGAATTGTATCCGGCCTGTAACCGCTTGAGCAGGTAATTTCGCTGATAAAGCACTCCGTCATATTCTCTCAAAACAGCAGCAAACGCCGGTTTGGTCGAGATGACGGCACTGTCTAAGAACGCCCGCCTTGCCTCGGGCGCTTCCCGAATCAGTTCTATATGAACCGGCGAGAAGACCACCGCCGCGAATTTCTCGCCCAAATTCGAAATCTTGTCGGTGTGAATTCCGTTCAGAGCGGCGCTCCGCCTTGTTGTCAGCGTCAGCGTGAACCGGTTGGTTCTCTCCCCGGAATAAATATCGGCTTCGAGGACCGCTCGCTTTTTCCCGAACGCGACCGTCTCAACCTCTTTTGCCTGCCTGAAACTGCGCTGGCCGCAGAGCAGCCAGACAGCTTCAAGAAAATTGGTCTTGCCCTGTCCGTTTGCTCCGACAATCAAATTGGTCCCCGGATGGGGGAATACCGCGGTATTTTCAAGGTTTCGAAAATCCGTGAATGCGATCTTTTCAACCCGCACCGCCGGCCACCTCGATTGTCCGACCGCCGTACACAACGGTGTCTCCCGGGTGAATCTTCTTTCCTTTGATGAGACAGATCTCGCCGTTTACCGAGACCTTTCCGCTCTCAATCGCGTTTTTGGCCTCGCCGCCGGTCGGGCTTGCACCGGAGAATTTCAGCAGGTCGCACAGTCGGATGAACTCGCCTCGGATTTGAATCTGTTCAGTCCTCATTTTTGGTTCTCACAGGCATCACAAGGAAAGAAAAGCTGTCGCCTTCGGGCGGGACGATTTTAATCGCGGCAAATGTCGTGGTAAGGCGAAGCACAATCTCGTCGCATTCGGCGGCCCGCAGCGCGTCGAGGATATAACTGTTATTGATGCCGACCTCTATATCGTTTCCGGTGATCTCGCAGGAGATCCGGTCCTGCGCTTTTCCGGCCATCGTCACGCATCCGAGCGCGGTCACATTATCGGCAAACCGAACCACAATGGAGTTTTTGGCCCTCTTCGTCGCCTGGGTCTCCACGAGCAGCGAAACCTTTTCGACGCTGTCGATCAGAGCCCTCGTATTGATCTTGACCGCGGTGTTGTAAGTCGTCGGTATAATCGATTTATAATTGATGAATTCACCCTGTGTGATCAGGCGGGTATAGATTTTGCAGCCGTTGATGAGAAAAGAGGCATGGGTCTTTCCGACAGAGAGCGAGACGACGTCGCTGTCTCCGAGAAGCCGTAAAATTTCATTGAGCGTCTTTCCCGGAATGATGAATTTTCCGTTCTTGTGATACCCGATATTCTCCTTACTGATCGCCATTCGAAATCCGTCAAGCGCCGCAAGGGTCAATATCCCGTTTTCAAGTTCGAACATCACGCCCTGCATCACCGGTCTCGCTTCGGTCAGAGAGACCGCAAAAACGGTCTGCCGGATCAAACGGCGTAAAATCGACTGGGGAAGCTCGAAGTTGAATTCATCCGAGAAAATCGGAAGCTCCGGATATCCGTCTGAGGGGAGCCCGAAAAGATCGAATTTCGTGAATCCGCTCTCGATCAGAATCATATTGTCCTCTCCGACCGAAATCGTGATTTCCTCTCCGTTCAGGCGCCGTACAATCTCCAAAAACGGCGGCGGAATGATCACGCTGCCCTCTTCGGCGACATTGCCTTCGATGTCGCAGACAATCCCGAACGAAAGGTCGTACCCGGTCAGGGTGACGGTGTCTTTTTTCCCCGAAACCAGCACGCCGGTCGTCTCTTTGATCGCGGACTGCGCGGGAACCGCCCGCGAGACCTTAGAGAGGGCCTCCAGCAGAACATCCTTGTTGCAGATAATTTTCACCTTATTTGACCATCCTTTCACAATCGGGTATTAAAATATTATTTCAAGAATTCATTCAATATTTCGGGCTGCCTCTCTTTAAAACAATTTTACTCAAAACGAGTAATTTCGGCGATATGTTTGTTTATCTTTTTAGTAGTAGAAGTAGGGATTTTAATCCTTATGAAACTTCCTTTTTTCGGCGGCGGGATGCCGTTTTTCCGTCCAAAACCTTTTTAGGAAATATTTTCGAAATTTTTAATCCGGAAAATAACATTCCAAACTCTTTTGATCTTTAGGAAAACAAGCTTTTGAAACTTTGATTTTCCTCACTGTTTGCTTTTGATATTTTTAATAATATCTTCGATGGTCTCCGAGAGTTTCTGATTCTTCCGGATCTCCTTTGCGGTGCGGGCGATGGCATAATTGACCGTGGAATAATGACGGTCGCCGAATTCTGCGCCGATCTCTTTCAGCGAAAGCCCGGTCAGTTCCCGGGTGACATACATCGCAATCTGACGAACAAGAGAGATTTGAGCGCTCTGTTTTTCGGAGGAGATATCCTCAGGCGGAATCTGGTAGACCCTACTGACCTCCTCTTTGATGATATCGACCGTGATGGCCGGGCGGCTGATGTCGCTGATGATGTCATGACAGGTTTCGATGGTCAACAAGAGGGTGGGAATCTGTCCGTTCATTATGTATTTCGCCGAGAGTTTGGTGATC from Oscillospiraceae bacterium encodes the following:
- a CDS encoding RNA-binding S4 domain-containing protein, which produces MRTEQIQIRGEFIRLCDLLKFSGASPTGGEAKNAIESGKVSVNGEICLIKGKKIHPGDTVVYGGRTIEVAGGAG
- the gyrB gene encoding DNA topoisomerase (ATP-hydrolyzing) subunit B, producing the protein MEELQNGNNIKREEKYGAEQIEVLEGLEAVRKRPGMYIGSTGPRGLHHLVYEIVDNSIDEVLGGYCTQIDVKILPGNIISVVDNGRGIPVGIQPKLGISAATVVFTVLHAGGKFGGGGYGFSGGLHGVGASVVNALSEWFELEVCVDGKKYFQRFERGTPVEALKEIGNSDCTGTKQVFKADGQVFETLEYDYEILLNRFREQAFLNAGVRVVFTDERDPGNTRTETLHYEGGIKSFVAHLNSLKNSELTHPDVVYFCCEENGNQAEIAMQYTDSYNETILSFANDIHTPEGGTHENGFKAALTRAFNDYGRKYGLLKEADKNLSGEDVREGITAVVSVKVKEAQFEGQTKQKLGNTEITALVSNLTYNKLMTYFEENPAVAKAVFSKSLMAARAREAARKAREAERRKTALDGAALPGKLTDCINRDSENTEVFIVEGDSAGGSAKQGRDAYTQAILPLWGKMLNVEKARIDRVYGNEKLMPIVTALGTGVGSDFDLLKLRYGKVILMADADVDGSHIRTLLLTFLFRYMRPLIDAGHVYIAQPPLFRVQKGKRVKYAFSDEERDRIMKEMDDEVKTGKTDVQRYKGLGEMDAHQLWETTMDPATRTILKVELADAISADQVFSMLMGENVEPRRDFIEKNAKYVKNLDI
- the dnaN gene encoding DNA polymerase III subunit beta translates to MKIICNKDVLLEALSKVSRAVPAQSAIKETTGVLVSGKKDTVTLTGYDLSFGIVCDIEGNVAEEGSVIIPPPFLEIVRRLNGEEITISVGEDNMILIESGFTKFDLFGLPSDGYPELPIFSDEFNFELPQSILRRLIRQTVFAVSLTEARPVMQGVMFELENGILTLAALDGFRMAISKENIGYHKNGKFIIPGKTLNEILRLLGDSDVVSLSVGKTHASFLINGCKIYTRLITQGEFINYKSIIPTTYNTAVKINTRALIDSVEKVSLLVETQATKRAKNSIVVRFADNVTALGCVTMAGKAQDRISCEITGNDIEVGINNSYILDALRAAECDEIVLRLTTTFAAIKIVPPEGDSFSFLVMPVRTKNED
- the gyrA gene encoding DNA gyrase subunit A; translated protein: MHAARTIPVELQSEMKQSFLDYSMSVIVARALPDVRDGLKPVHRRVLYAMYDTHLTSDHPYSKSVATVGEVLKYYHPHGDVGVYDTLVRMAQDFSLRYPLIDGHGNFGSVDGDPPAAMRYTEARMAKLSNQMLENIEKETVDFVPNFDGSKEEPSCLPSRFPNLLVNGSVGIAVGMATNIPPHNLGEVIDAIDYLIDHPEAEMDDLTKHIKGPDFPTGGIIMGRSGIRQAYATGRGKITLRGKAEIVEKGNKNQIIITEIPYMVNKSRLVESIAELHKTKRIEGLSGLVDASDKKGMKIIIDVKRDASAEVVLNRLYSYSQLQDTVGVIMLALVNGVPRILTLKQMLENYLDFQIEIITRRTQYDLRKAEERIHILKGLLKALDFIDEVIAILRASRNIPEGKQRLMERFEFDDVQADAIVAMRFGQLTGLERSKILDETGELEVKIADYKDILANHNRVTGIIKEELGAIKAKFGDERRTAIENVSGEVDVESLIPVEDCVVTRTLFGYVKRLPVDTYRSQNRGGRGISGMTRREEDYANELFVASSHDKLAFVTDRGRIFKLKCFEIPETSRNSKGTNAINLLQLKTDEKVAAMLMVPEEEEGLHFVFVTRKGIIKRTALSEFANVRRSGIIALSIDEGDALAWASVSRGDDEFIVATRKGMAIRFKETDVRAMGRNARGVKAMTLDQDDEIVGLEKIREGASLLTLTESGYGRRTDPDEYRLIRRGGKGVTNYKQIDTRGLVTGIKMVDDSDDVIMITDSGVILRTSAEQISTQSRYGGGVTVMRVDEGCKVVTITTAPKEETNEPTEDEEADKTVSEEERSEANEQNGD
- the recF gene encoding DNA replication and repair protein RecF (All proteins in this family for which functions are known are DNA-binding proteins that assist the filamentation of RecA onto DNA for the initiation of recombination or recombinational repair.) encodes the protein MRVEKIAFTDFRNLENTAVFPHPGTNLIVGANGQGKTNFLEAVWLLCGQRSFRQAKEVETVAFGKKRAVLEADIYSGERTNRFTLTLTTRRSAALNGIHTDKISNLGEKFAAVVFSPVHIELIREAPEARRAFLDSAVISTKPAFAAVLREYDGVLYQRNYLLKRLQAGYNSELADTLEAYTKRLAQIGARVYAARSRYTARLAEEAPPIYQSISGGEELMITYKSFSESGENYGAALYDALCKSVDEDIKNGFTGAGPHREDMELAINRQRARQYASQGQCKSAALCLKLAEGRILERAIGQKPVFLLDDVMSELDKNRQNYILSNLGENQLFITGCDGASLARRLPKGAVFKVKNGNIHKRAERGKETCSRTSETTSTLKPAGSSASST
- a CDS encoding DUF370 domain-containing protein translates to MFTHIGNDVNVKTSRIIGVFDIDTASYGKGTKLFLEKMQKSGRVLSVSSDLPRSVILADDESGSDVQLFVSPISAATIYKRGETVFK